TTGTCTTCCTCCTTCACCCTCTTCTCTTCTGCCTTAACCTCTACCAATGATGGCTGGGAAGAAGGAACCTTTACTTGGTTTTCGTTTTGGTCTTCTTGGATGTCAGAGATTATCGCCATGGATCAATACAAGTTTAGAATGGATTAAATTCTTGTATACTGAGAGTATGAAAGTTGATATTTTCTATGATCTTCTGCTAGGTATTTATAGATAACATAATGGAACATACTTTGTAATAAAATCAACTAGGATTCCTAATCAAACTAAGACTAGAAAACATAATCAGACTAGGTAGACCTAATCAAATTAGGAGCAGTATCTACTCAGCCTAGGAGTGGAGTTAATCAATGACACTATTAATTGGTTTAACATTACACAAGTAATCCTAACTAAAAACCATAACAGCTAGTTAGTAGCATTGTAAACACACATTTCTAGAAGTTATGGATTTTCTTATGATTGAACTAATCTATGTGGAAACCATGTGATTATTAACAAATGTGCCTTGATTTAGCATTTGATGTATATTGTTTTTAGGATAATCTAGTTTCATACATAATatggtatgtgtgtgtgtgtgtgtagtgtGTGTGTGGTATATCGGTCACTGTGTAATGATTTCAGCTTATCTCCTTTTTCCTCATAAATTGCTAGATTAAATTAACAAATCAAATGATAAAAAAGAGCACATAATACATTGCTTCGGCAATCCTATCTGTTGAATAACAATAAACTTAAAAGTACTGATATCGCCATCATGAGGATAATTTTTCTCAACATAGATCATGACGTTTACAAACTAGCAGCATATGATTAAATGGTTAGTCATATGACCTTtacttgttttattttgttgattgATAATAGTTTATTCTCTTCCAGTTTGGAGATTGATAAATGTATTTGTTTCTGTTGGTAGTTGAACTAGGACGCTCCAGTGACCAGAACGGAGTTTGCCAGGCGGCATTGATCCCTTGGAATTTTTTCCAAGGAAGGAAGCTGCTCATTGCAGAGGGAAAGTGAAGGGGCTTTCCCCCAAAGATGACTCATCCGAACCCTGCAAGCTGACTGCTTATCTGCATCACAAGGCTGGGATGACTTATGTCAAAGATTTAAGAGAAAGACCATATGAATGGTCAATAAATTCTTCCAAATACACTTACTGTACAAAGATTAATTAAGGAGCCTATTCATGGGTCtagtgattacacgcatttttttGCCCGTAATTATGttctaaacactagaattaagctaatctctaaagtaattattatgtaattaatatatttttatttatattgcaGTAAATAAGCAGAGTTGTGGATTTAGGAAGAAGTTGTGCGAAATTAGAGCAAAATGAGGTTTCCGACAAAAGAACGAAAGTCAAGCTTGAGTCAAGTACATTGAGAGGTCAGAAGAGTTATAGCAGaattaattaaactaattaattttagtttaattggAGAATGGGGACAGCTTAACAATTAATTAAACCAATTTGGTTTAATTAACCAAAAGGGAGCTGCGCACTGTTTTCTACTATTCTTTTTGGCTTAATTAAGTTACCCAGCCGCACCATCATATAGTCTTCCTCTACTCCCAGTGAACGACTACATGTCCCTTGATCCTCTCTCTTAGGAAGACGCCAGCCACCCATCTTTATTCTTTCTAGCTTCAAAACGACCACGTTTTTAATTAATGAGggattctctcttccttccaCCCTACAGCCGCACacccatatatatattccttaTCCCCCTCTCACAGAAGAACGGTAGCCGCACCACACCAAAAAAAGAGGCAGcccttttgggctgctctctctcctccttctcctccattttccctcttttctttctattttattttgagatttgaagaacTACTCACATaaagcttcaaggatctatCAAAGGGCTCAACCCctacaagattcaatatttgggtattttgtgggagttgtaattcaaggctagtcatgctagctttttagctatttgtgactattatTGTTTTCTCccacacttctctactctttgctatttgaattttgtaatcttgatgtctatgcttatgggttgtgagtaattttcttgttaggggttagggttgtgtccctaacccaaattttgtgtaaaagatgtttaatttaatgtaatgatgcaattttcatatgatggatgcttatatctatttttgttgggttaaaatgcatgtctaggaacctagtcaactctagggtgtgtattttgagcatgtctaggatggagttagaggcttgacgccctttaattcctaagctagaaaccttcaatttcgtattcaagGGGTTATAaacatggtgatttacacccgttgcatgattgcgcgggcgggttgcttagtagtctaattcctcgatctctacgcctcttgatcgATGTAAATTAGTAACCCTTaattgaaccggctctaattcatgtcaagtgagttcctacgacccttgaaccggagtaggaataccatgaaagggaatttcggtccttgagccttgaaccgccttggatacgactaccgtcaaagtaggaaatttgcatctatattagattagcttccgacacatagaatttgggtgaaggaacctccctagcacccaacattctcattttttttgtttacatttcatttttatttttattgctttacattcaTTATCTTTTTGTTAAGTTGAAATCAACTCCCAAATATTgaactcttccactcatttgtgcatatccaccactaggttcttagttttaattaggctttggtgaaaatcaaagccgagcattgttagggcttggtgccttagattaacatttttatttattttctttgtttgcgaagtgtctttatttccgattacccaaggattgtgggttagccactaatccccgtggtacaataaactttgggcataatatttccctatcttgacaacgatacgtacgcttgcgtaaatgtgtattcAAGTCATCTAGTGCAACGGGATAAGAAATCAATGTATTGTGGGATTGatatattatcaataatatagATGAGTCTAGTCCTAAGCGAGTCTAGGTCATTACACATCTGCAATGGTAATAAAAATCGATCAGTGAGTTGATATTGTGGGATTGATATATTATCAATTAATGGTAAATGAAATCAATGTATAGTCACTCTAAGTCTAGACATACGGTAAATCTACTCACATTGTCAAGGAAGTCAAGAAACCTGGATCAGAGCTGCATAATATAAGGAGATATGCTAGGCTGCACGCGACTATTATTTTGGTTTACTTCGTTGTCTTTGGTTAATGCTCTACTACAAAGATGAAAAATGATCATTTCAAACTTAAAAACTTTTCTGATAGTCTATGTTCAGATTTCATAAGCTTCCTCAATTTGATCGAGGGAAAGTAGTTGCCATATATAGACAGCTGGCCTGGCCGGTCATAATCAGGAAAAGTAGTTGCCATAGACACAGGTTCCTTTAATTAAACAAAGTTGTCTACTCATTTTGGGGTGCTCTCTTCGCTTATTCATGGTTATACATTACCAAACCATGAGTTAAACATCAAATTACAAGACACTTTGCCCTACATTTGTAAAGTACTAAAGTGTTTATTATAGTTTCAGTTTCCTATTGCAGAAATGTTATTCTAAGAATAATAGGAAACAGCAGGCAAGTTGGAAGCTTACTAATAGACTTCACTTCACTGCATATCCAAGGCTTGCATACTGGGACGGATGAGGGATGCATGACCAACTGCACAAACTTCTGAGCAGGCTCCTGGAAATCCAACTGTCACTGCCACACAGTGGTTTATGAGTAGTCTTAAAGCAGACATTTTGGGGTAACATTGGTTTCGGCCTCTAATTCATTGATGCTTGCCATATTTGGGACCTGGTATGGGGTTCTGATTGCCATTTCAAAGCACCTGAACTTTGGAACCTAAGATGGATCATTATGCTTAGACTGATGGACCCTGAATATGTTCAAGATAAAACAATGTTTGAGAACTTTTATTGCAATAAAATTTAGAAGACAAACATACATTACATATGTCATAGACTCAAGAAACCTAATATGTTATTataaaccaaaacaaacacGAGGCTTcagtcactactagaattatggcctcagacatcggccaaaaaccgatgagaaaaagaattccGACCGATGTgttagtgggtgatgagaaaggtccggaaaatccagacatcggtttttagccgatgtctagtatcaATATACACATCGGTTACACATActaaatcgatgtaaatacgtttaaatgataacaaatttTTATGTTTAACTATTGTTAAACCATCATTTTATTGCctttaatgcttaaagaaatatagatcctATAGCACAACtatgcattttaacatcgttattcatTTAAAACTGATGACTGATACTGTTTCACACATCGATTCCCATGAACGTTTCTTCTTGTTCATGATTTTGACGCGTAATTTACCTCATATCCCACGATTTCATATTCAGTATACACAATTTAATATTGTATAAACCGATATATTTACTTACATTAACATCAGATTCTAGGAAAAAAACGATGTCAATCATCTTATAATACATCGGTTCTGGTAAAATAACGATGTCTAATACCTTGTAATATATcgaatcattaaaaaaaatgatgtctGTAGATTTTCTTAACATCGGTTTTCTTGTCTTTATCGATAGTAATACTTATGCTGGACATCGATCTCTATCTAAAACACGATGTGCACTAGTTTGTGGCAGATCGATTCATACGTAGTAATTCAATTTCCAGTGGTTAATGGGACATCGATTTCGATTTTGAAACTGATGTATTTCTCTTAgtggacatcagtttttatggttgtgacttcaaaattttcaaattaaaaataataataattcaaaTAGGAAATCATTTCATGTGGATTCAATGCACTCTCTTCAAATCAACAATACTAACTAGTTGAATGCAAAAAATTCTGCATACATAAAACCATCTAGAAGTTGATATACGTTAAACTACTTGGAAGTTGAAATGTTCCTATACTAGCAGcgaatccatcttctccttCAATCCCGAGCTATTTTGTAGGATTGGTGATCCCTGTTTTCTGATTAATCAAGCATAATCACGACCACAGTTACTTTTTGCCACACTACACCTACTAGAGTTTGGCTTCCATCACAGTTTCAAGTTTCGAAAAGAATTTGGAAACAATAAGAATGAGATGAGACATAATGATGTAAGTACTAGCCCAACAAATGGAATACTGTTGCCTCCTAACCAAAATATTCTAAGGAGGATAATAACAATCAAGCCTCTAATTGGATAGGGAAATTAGAGGTAGCCAACCGCAGCTTTCAATAAGGCCTGCACGATTTAACAAACTGATGAAATGTAGATCTcgtcttttcatatatatatctgCTTCTGATGTGTTGTGGTAGCTGATTTAGAAAATTAAGGTCATTTGAATGACCACAAAAGCATTCATACTCGACATCTCATAGGCTAAACAAATATGTCATGAATTAAGGTGAGAAAACACGTTGAGTTAAATACTTAACCTTGTTTAATTTCCTGACTCTTCACTATGATTTAACTGATTCAAGTACATATTAATTATGGTATGCAGTCAACTTGAGCAGAATCCTAACAACTTGCACCTCAAACATACCTTGTTGGTGAATCTTAGCACATATATTGTTGCACAACACATATTCCAAGCTCCTGAAATGTCTTAGAAACTTCACCTAGAGGATCAGCTACCACTTCAGGTACTCCACGATCTCCAGACGCAGATAGCTGCCAGATAAATGTAATCAAGGTTTTAGACAATTTCTGCCCACAGCAAATATACCATATTGAGATGATAAATTGATAAGAAGCAAAATTGTGACAATGTGTGCTctgaaacaaaaaattgaaCTGTATAGAAATTGTATGGCCCTTGTTGTCAACCAAGCTAGTCTCAAGCATGCACTAGAGCAATTTCGAATGATAAGTGAACTGAAAAAACATAGGACTTACAGTTGGTCTAATGGGAAAATCAAATAGATTAGGGATACCAAACTGCTTTACAACTTGCAAACATGTGAATTAAACTTTTTCAAATACATGCTAATGCATGAACTGTAATACTAAGATTAATTAAGATATTATGTGAAGCAAGAAAGTAAATTATATATGTACATACCTCTGAGCCTAAGCCTTTACCAAATGGGTAATGACGCTTCCCATCAGCATCAAAATGGCTCATATTCTCAATTGCAGCAACACATGGCACCTAAATAGATGAAAATGACAATAGGGAATGGTTATATGAGAAACCTTAAATGAACTCAGCATAAACATGACTGAGTAAACTTTACTTCCCATTATTCCTACAGTATAAACAATGCGCACTTCTATGAAAAGTAATAAGAATATTATATGAACTAGTTAGTAATACAGAACTTATGCACAAACAAATGGCCACTAGTTACACACCTCTGTAAGTTCCTGTTATGTTCCAGGTAGAATATGAACCCAACTCACTCATCTTTTCTTACAAATAGCCAATTAGCCACTGGTAGAAAAAAAATGGTGATTTAGTAGGTTTATTCAGATTTGATGCCTTTCACAGTCCTGTTTTAGTAGTTAACAGACAAGATTACCCAATCACTCAGAAACAGGAAACTTAAATAACAAAGATAATTCTAAAAAGGGAGCAGAACCaatatatgttttctttttcaaaactcATTCTTTCAGCAAGAAATATAATCAAGAGTGTACACTGTATATATGACAGGTTTCTTAATCAAAGTAGGGGAAAAGGTGAGGATCAAACTCTTGCTGCCCAAATGGATACGTATTATACCATTGAAGCTATAAGCCCCCTCAAAGACAAGAGTTCCACTACTACTAATTTCAATTGCTAAATTAATATAGGgaataaaaattacaaaattgatATATTTAAGCATCAACAGCTAAACCTTTACCCTGTATCAGTTTGTGAAGTAAATTGAACtgggtccttcatctcaaactctcaATCCGGAATTTCATATTAACGGTGTTGAAAAATCTGGACCGCTTCACCGTGAAGAACTCCGACTGGGTAAACCCTTACAGAAGCCTCCGTCTCCGTTGCTTTATCGACGCCGAACAAGCCACCGCCCCGAGTTGGTCGACCCTCACAGTCCAATACATTACTACTATAGTTGATATTGATTTCCAAAAATCAATTAACCATATATAGCAAAAATCTATAACTGTAGAAACCAATTCTCAACAACTCTACTACTTGCGTATCAAATCAAATGAAATTCCAGAACACTGagttttcctctttctttgagAATCCATGAAAATTAAAGCACCGTCATGATGATTGGGAAAAATTAATAGAAAATATGCAATTGGGAAACAAAATTCAGTTAGATGGAAATGCAAAAGGGAAGAGCAGAGAGCAACGGTTACCAGGAACCAAAAAAATCAGTTGTTTGTTCAAGATACCTGCAAAATATAGAGAAAGCAACTATGAACAAAAGTTAACCCCAGAACTTGGAGCGAAGGACGGCAGAAAGTGGAGCTGAGCTCCGGCGTTACCGAGCTCAGCTTCCCTATGACAAGCCCAACAAACAGAAATTCAGAGAGGACGGTGAATCGAGGACTTTCCATAACCAAACCAACATTAACAAAAGTCCCAAACACAAGCAAAAACCCCAAGATCGATTTCATGAAAAACAAACAGATTTCTCAAATTAGCAGTCTCAAGATTAGAGCAGTACCGGGATGCCGGAATCAGAGGCTCCATGGGCGGAGTTCTCAGGAAGCATCTCAAGCTTCCGTTTGAGAGGATTTAATGGCCGTGGCCATGGCGGCAACAGACTATTCAACTTGGCCGCCGACGAAGGCTTCGAATCCAGGGCCGTAAAGATGAGATCTGAAGGTGGAGAAGCGTTCTCGTTGGAGGCTTTATGCTTTCACCGAGGCCTGCCGGACTAGGGTTTGGCAACTGGGGCGGCTCCATCATCTCCCCTAAGAAATTTTGGCGCAGCTACAGAGACTTCATTTTCGTCAATTTTAGATAGAGACGGAGagcattttagagagagagtagGGT
Above is a genomic segment from Rosa chinensis cultivar Old Blush chromosome 3, RchiOBHm-V2, whole genome shotgun sequence containing:
- the LOC121052276 gene encoding fe-S cluster assembly factor HCF101, chloroplastic-like encodes the protein MSELGSYSTWNITGTYRGVPCVAAIENMSHFDADGKRHYPFGKGLGSEVVKQFGIPNLFDFPIRPTLSASGDRGVPEVVADPLGEVSKTFQELGICVVQQYMC